The following are encoded in a window of Campylobacter concisus ATCC 51562 genomic DNA:
- the ffh gene encoding signal recognition particle protein has product MFEQISESFRLAVSKIRFVDDEKALKNALDVLKKALLKADVHHKVTKDLLASIESELKQTGVGQKNFLDAVKSNLTTILTAPGNQGFVYAPVAPTIVLMAGLQGSGKTTTTIKLANYLKLRKKKVLVAACDLQRLAAVEQLRQLCVANEIDLFFIENEHNPIKVAKEALEKAKIGLYDVLLVDTAGRLAIDEKLMQEIKDVKNAINPHEIFYVADAMSGQDAVKTATSFNEILGISGVILSKFDSDSKGGVAISIAKQLNIPLRFVGTGEKVADIESFIPDRIVSRIMGEGDLATLVEKTSTIIDEKEAKRLNQKIKKGQFNFNDFLDQMESVKKLGSMKSLMGMIPGLSNIANQIKDIDLDNSKEILHIKAMINSMTQKERENPDLLNNSRKRRLAAGSGLSQVEVNRFLKQFENASKLAKKFSGKGGAKGLANMLSQANLKRPV; this is encoded by the coding sequence GTGTTCGAACAAATTAGCGAGTCTTTTAGATTAGCTGTTAGCAAGATACGTTTTGTAGATGACGAAAAAGCTCTAAAAAACGCACTTGACGTGCTCAAAAAAGCTCTTTTAAAAGCTGATGTTCACCATAAAGTCACCAAAGATCTACTCGCGTCTATCGAAAGCGAGTTAAAGCAAACTGGCGTTGGTCAAAAGAATTTCCTAGATGCGGTCAAATCAAATTTGACGACCATTTTAACAGCTCCTGGTAACCAAGGCTTTGTCTATGCGCCAGTTGCACCAACTATTGTTTTGATGGCTGGCTTACAAGGTAGCGGTAAAACAACGACAACTATTAAGCTTGCAAACTATCTAAAGTTAAGAAAGAAAAAAGTTTTAGTTGCGGCTTGTGATTTGCAAAGATTGGCGGCAGTTGAGCAGCTAAGACAGCTCTGTGTTGCAAATGAGATTGATCTTTTCTTTATAGAAAATGAACATAACCCAATAAAAGTAGCAAAAGAAGCATTAGAAAAAGCAAAAATTGGTCTTTACGATGTGCTTTTAGTGGATACCGCTGGTCGTCTTGCGATTGATGAAAAGTTGATGCAAGAGATAAAAGATGTAAAAAATGCTATAAATCCACATGAAATTTTTTACGTAGCTGATGCTATGAGTGGTCAAGATGCTGTAAAAACAGCTACAAGTTTTAATGAAATTTTAGGAATTTCTGGAGTTATCCTTTCTAAATTTGATTCTGACTCGAAGGGTGGCGTAGCTATTAGTATTGCAAAACAGCTAAATATTCCACTTAGATTTGTCGGTACTGGCGAGAAAGTAGCTGATATTGAGAGTTTTATACCAGATCGTATTGTAAGTCGTATAATGGGTGAGGGTGACTTGGCCACTTTGGTTGAGAAAACATCGACAATTATTGATGAAAAAGAGGCAAAACGTCTAAATCAAAAGATAAAAAAAGGTCAGTTTAACTTTAATGACTTTTTAGATCAAATGGAAAGCGTTAAAAAGCTTGGTAGTATGAAGTCTTTAATGGGGATGATACCTGGTCTTTCAAATATTGCAAATCAGATAAAAGATATAGATCTTGATAATTCAAAAGAAATTTTGCATATTAAGGCTATGATAAACTCTATGACACAAAAAGAGCGTGAAAACCCAGACCTTTTAAATAATAGTAGAAAAAGACGTTTAGCGGCTGGTTCTGGACTTTCTCAGGTAGAAGTAAATCGTTTTTTAAAGCAGTTTGAAAATGCCTCAAAACTTGCTAAGAAATTTTCAGGAAAAGGTGGAGCAAAAGGACTTGCAAATATGCTTTCTCAAGCAAATTTAAAAAGACCTGTTTGA
- a CDS encoding COG3400 family protein produces the protein MKKILIIADGTFARNFLNRLLETKSNLHHYIVVSSEDYSQKSNYENFTFYQFDPTSLSKLKSVSDGYFSQFCIVCDDKNEAVAVYENLRQISTKTETVFMSSWELDEKCKETFASDKHLSVVDIRDIASSRLMDYLPDLPVLADNIGLSEGEIMEVKVPIGSSYMYRHIGSVAQKKWRIALIYRGSEIILPKPNVMIQPSDILLIVGDPNVLQNVYRSIKRESGQFPSPFGSNIYVLIDMISMDKERVSKLIKDSLYLHSKLNNKRLFFRVINPTLGENLDTLKAIKEKNIIVLMDYFNSDNKSIKYDVLKHDIGLILSDDKYFFKFKKLFYELKLPVLKTGKILLSNIKEGVILGDQSQEVENQSAVITDCCAQLDLEMKFYYFDNKHSDDEALREHFESISALFSKRIKIENHNLKNPLVKLKNTKDLLHFVMFTKSVANGGTFAFLSTNLNRLYKKLSQNAQLFVPVSE, from the coding sequence ATGAAGAAAATTTTAATAATCGCAGATGGAACTTTCGCAAGAAATTTTTTAAACAGACTGCTTGAAACAAAATCAAATTTGCATCACTATATCGTTGTTTCAAGTGAAGATTACAGCCAAAAATCAAATTATGAAAATTTTACATTTTACCAGTTTGACCCAACTAGTCTTTCAAAGCTAAAAAGTGTGAGCGATGGCTATTTTAGCCAGTTTTGTATAGTTTGCGATGATAAAAATGAGGCGGTTGCTGTTTATGAAAATTTAAGACAGATCAGCACAAAGACCGAGACTGTTTTTATGAGCTCATGGGAGCTTGATGAAAAATGCAAAGAAACATTTGCAAGCGATAAACACTTAAGTGTGGTTGATATCAGAGATATTGCATCATCAAGGCTTATGGACTATTTACCAGATCTGCCGGTTTTAGCTGATAATATCGGGCTTAGTGAGGGCGAGATCATGGAAGTTAAGGTGCCAATAGGTAGCTCTTATATGTATCGTCACATTGGCTCAGTAGCTCAAAAAAAATGGCGAATAGCCCTCATATATCGAGGCAGCGAGATCATCTTGCCAAAGCCAAATGTAATGATACAGCCAAGCGATATATTACTAATCGTTGGTGATCCAAATGTGCTTCAAAATGTTTATCGCTCGATCAAGCGTGAAAGTGGGCAGTTTCCAAGCCCGTTTGGTAGCAATATTTATGTGCTGATTGATATGATCTCAATGGATAAAGAACGTGTTAGCAAGCTCATAAAGGATAGCTTGTATTTGCATTCAAAGCTAAATAATAAACGCCTTTTTTTTAGAGTGATAAATCCAACTTTAGGTGAAAATTTAGATACTTTAAAAGCGATAAAAGAGAAAAATATCATTGTTTTGATGGATTATTTTAATAGTGATAACAAATCTATAAAATATGATGTTTTAAAGCACGATATCGGCCTAATCTTAAGCGATGATAAATACTTTTTTAAATTTAAAAAGCTATTTTATGAGCTAAAACTTCCAGTGCTAAAAACAGGCAAAATTTTGCTCTCAAATATAAAAGAGGGCGTTATACTAGGCGATCAAAGTCAAGAGGTGGAGAATCAATCAGCTGTGATAACAGACTGCTGTGCACAGCTTGATTTGGAGATGAAATTTTACTATTTTGATAATAAGCATAGCGATGATGAGGCGTTAAGAGAGCATTTTGAGAGCATTAGCGCGCTATTTTCTAAGCGTATAAAGATAGAAAATCACAATCTTAAAAATCCACTTGTAAAACTAAAAAATACAAAAGATCTGCTTCATTTTGTGATGTTTACTAAAAGCGTGGCAAATGGTGGAACATTTGCCTTTTTATCGACAAATTTAAATAGGCTTTATAAAAAACTAAGCCAAAATGCACAGCTTTTTGTGCCAGTAAGTGAGTAA
- a CDS encoding ABC-type transport auxiliary lipoprotein family protein yields the protein MRNLIFLTATLLFLGCSLKTDVPVATMYEIHYSNKACSAENKQKELKNVFIENVSALDMVDTRKILIVAENNKIRYLSDAKFVSEPSEMVYKSLVKGLYSNCAAKPIFSPNAKDLRLKVSIISLQIRGDKAEVSLAYELFNANTSLKSGMITKEIFCPDPSSSTIFDTINKATNLAIDTLISEIIS from the coding sequence ATGAGAAATTTAATCTTTCTAACGGCTACGCTTTTATTTCTTGGCTGCTCGCTAAAGACGGATGTGCCAGTTGCAACGATGTATGAAATTCACTATTCAAATAAGGCTTGCTCAGCTGAAAACAAGCAAAAAGAGCTAAAAAATGTCTTCATCGAAAATGTAAGCGCTCTTGATATGGTCGATACTAGAAAAATTTTGATCGTAGCTGAAAATAATAAAATCAGATACCTAAGCGACGCTAAATTTGTATCTGAGCCAAGCGAAATGGTTTATAAATCGCTTGTAAAAGGGCTTTATTCAAACTGTGCTGCTAAGCCGATATTTTCGCCAAATGCAAAAGATCTTAGACTAAAAGTAAGCATCATCTCTCTTCAAATAAGAGGCGATAAAGCCGAAGTCTCGCTAGCTTACGAGCTGTTTAATGCAAACACTTCGCTAAAATCAGGCATGATCACAAAAGAAATTTTTTGTCCAGATCCAAGCTCAAGTACTATTTTTGATACGATAAATAAGGCTACAAATTTAGCAATCGATACACTAATCTCTGAAATAATTTCTTAA
- a CDS encoding MlaE family ABC transporter permease codes for MQNKNDVIFVAANGTQTIKFIGEFSYKDAKNLQSIFKKIQKLSGNVKFDFSELKSIDYAVLILLRNALNGKKFEIITNDEKIKAMGDLLNDEKIDFNYMPPHNSLNFFSRLGEKICEGFVNLAEFGTFLGEFLIKSIKILFNPASLRFREFSNYIKDGGVNAVFIVSLTAFLIGVVLAYLGSAMLASFGASIFIVEIMGMLTLREVAPLIAAIVVAGRSASSFTAQIGAMKLTEEIDAMKTMGFEPFNFLVLPRIIAMVLCVPVIIFIADSISILGQMIICQTILDISFSDYLNRFREMVELRHFAVGMIKAPFFGAVIAIIGCMRGFGVSQNAQSLGAMTTVSVVNAIFWVIALDAFFAIIFMWLKI; via the coding sequence TTGCAAAATAAAAATGATGTCATTTTTGTAGCGGCAAATGGCACTCAGACTATAAAATTTATAGGTGAGTTTAGCTACAAAGACGCAAAAAATTTACAAAGCATTTTTAAAAAAATCCAAAAACTTAGCGGCAATGTTAAATTTGATTTTAGTGAGCTAAAAAGCATTGATTACGCTGTTTTGATACTTTTAAGAAATGCGCTAAATGGTAAGAAATTTGAGATCATTACAAATGATGAGAAGATAAAGGCAATGGGCGATCTTTTAAATGATGAAAAGATTGATTTTAACTACATGCCGCCGCACAATAGTCTAAATTTCTTCTCACGACTCGGTGAAAAAATCTGTGAAGGTTTTGTAAATTTAGCTGAGTTTGGCACGTTCTTGGGCGAATTTTTAATAAAAAGCATAAAAATTTTATTTAATCCAGCCAGTCTTAGATTTAGAGAATTTAGTAACTATATAAAAGATGGCGGCGTAAATGCCGTTTTTATCGTTTCACTCACCGCTTTTTTGATAGGTGTTGTGCTTGCCTATCTTGGTAGTGCGATGCTTGCAAGCTTTGGGGCAAGTATATTTATAGTCGAGATCATGGGCATGCTAACGCTTAGAGAGGTCGCTCCGCTCATCGCCGCTATCGTCGTGGCGGGCAGGTCAGCCTCCAGTTTTACCGCGCAAATTGGCGCTATGAAGCTAACTGAAGAGATAGACGCGATGAAGACGATGGGCTTTGAGCCCTTTAACTTCTTGGTGCTGCCGCGCATCATCGCCATGGTGCTTTGCGTACCTGTCATCATCTTTATAGCTGATAGCATAAGCATTTTAGGGCAGATGATCATTTGCCAAACTATTCTTGATATCAGCTTTAGCGACTATCTCAATAGATTTCGCGAGATGGTTGAGCTTAGGCACTTTGCTGTTGGTATGATAAAGGCTCCATTTTTTGGCGCGGTGATAGCGATCATTGGGTGCATGAGGGGATTTGGCGTTAGTCAAAACGCCCAAAGCCTTGGAGCGATGACAACCGTTAGCGTTGTAAATGCGATATTTTGGGTCATTGCGCTTGATGCATTTTTCGCGATAATTTTTATGTGGCTAAAGATATGA
- a CDS encoding ABC transporter ATP-binding protein: protein MNEIIVGKNITTSYGDKIMHDNVSWSVKEAEIYGFLGGSGTGKTTLMKTMIYLKKPSEGDIFFDGVNMWKSSQEKQQEIKLKSGTMFQFGALYSSMTILDNVGVLLHEYSKFNKRQIDEIAMFWIQKVGLKKEVSMLYPSELSGGMKKRAALARALVLSPRVLFLDEPNSGLDPVSSRQMDALIKELRDSIGVTVVMVTHDADSIFDILDRFLIIDNKKIAFEGNIKELEYLKNNPLEELFKMRKK from the coding sequence ATGAACGAGATAATAGTTGGAAAAAACATAACGACAAGTTATGGCGACAAGATAATGCACGATAATGTGAGCTGGAGCGTCAAAGAGGCTGAAATTTACGGCTTCTTAGGCGGCAGTGGCACTGGCAAAACGACGCTTATGAAGACGATGATATATCTAAAAAAGCCAAGCGAGGGCGATATATTTTTTGATGGCGTCAATATGTGGAAAAGTAGTCAAGAGAAGCAGCAAGAGATCAAGCTAAAAAGTGGGACGATGTTTCAATTTGGCGCACTTTATAGCTCGATGACGATCCTTGACAATGTGGGCGTTTTGCTTCATGAGTACTCTAAATTTAACAAACGTCAGATCGATGAGATAGCGATGTTTTGGATACAAAAAGTGGGGCTAAAAAAAGAGGTCTCTATGCTCTATCCAAGTGAGCTAAGTGGAGGTATGAAAAAGCGTGCTGCGCTAGCAAGAGCCTTGGTGCTAAGCCCTAGGGTGCTATTTTTAGATGAGCCAAATAGTGGCCTTGATCCTGTTAGCTCACGCCAGATGGACGCACTTATAAAAGAGCTTCGTGATAGCATCGGCGTAACTGTCGTCATGGTGACGCATGATGCGGATAGTATTTTTGATATTTTGGATAGATTTTTGATAATAGATAATAAAAAAATAGCCTTTGAGGGAAATATAAAAGAGCTTGAATATCTTAAAAACAACCCACTTGAAGAGCTATTTAAAATGAGGAAAAAGTAG
- the rimM gene encoding ribosome maturation factor RimM (Essential for efficient processing of 16S rRNA), giving the protein MNSDIVEVATIGRCVGLKGYLKLHNKSDFPEQFKKGATFFDKNNDQLTIKDYNRQKELVLFENFDDLDLAKTLVNKTIYTTKELTRKNCKLKKNEFFQFDIIGLKIIENGEILGIVEDIQDNFANSLLYIKTDEELTLGGKPKNFYIPYLEHFIISVNLDNEEILVKGARAILENS; this is encoded by the coding sequence TTGAATAGTGATATTGTTGAAGTCGCTACCATCGGAAGATGTGTTGGTTTAAAGGGCTACTTAAAGCTTCACAATAAGAGCGACTTCCCAGAACAGTTTAAAAAAGGTGCAACCTTTTTTGACAAAAACAATGATCAGCTGACTATAAAAGACTATAATAGACAAAAAGAGCTGGTTTTATTTGAAAATTTTGATGACTTAGATCTTGCTAAAACGCTTGTAAATAAAACTATATATACCACAAAAGAGCTCACTAGAAAAAACTGCAAATTAAAAAAAAATGAATTTTTTCAGTTTGATATTATTGGCTTAAAAATTATAGAAAATGGTGAAATTTTGGGTATTGTAGAAGATATCCAAGATAATTTTGCAAATTCACTTTTATACATAAAAACTGATGAAGAGCTTACCTTAGGTGGTAAACCAAAGAATTTTTACATTCCATATTTAGAGCATTTTATTATAAGTGTAAATTTAGACAATGAAGAGATTTTGGTAAAAGGTGCTAGAGCTATTTTAGAAAATTCATGA
- the rplS gene encoding 50S ribosomal protein L19, giving the protein MRNKYIEAFENAQIASKNIPDFRAGDTLRVATRIHEGDKTRIQNFEGICIARRGSGTGETFIIRKIGANSVGVERIFPIFSDSIEEIKVLRKGRVRRAKLFYLRDLRGKAAKIRELRK; this is encoded by the coding sequence ATGAGAAATAAATACATTGAAGCATTTGAAAATGCTCAAATTGCTAGTAAAAATATTCCTGACTTCCGTGCAGGAGATACATTGCGTGTTGCTACTCGTATTCACGAAGGCGATAAAACTAGAATTCAAAATTTTGAAGGTATTTGTATAGCTAGACGTGGTAGCGGTACCGGCGAAACATTTATCATTAGAAAAATCGGTGCTAACAGTGTTGGTGTTGAGAGAATTTTTCCAATTTTTAGTGACTCAATCGAAGAAATAAAAGTTCTTAGAAAAGGTCGTGTTAGAAGAGCTAAATTATTCTATCTACGTGATCTTCGTGGTAAAGCTGCTAAAATCCGCGAACTTAGAAAGTAA
- a CDS encoding CorA family divalent cation transporter, with translation MSYKSSVCGYFYGDEYDYILLVSFTQKQSYKFLFKNSKIYKEDFDHECDKSEFEAALKKLCNEYANKILEHQDELNEYEKIYASRKNFNKFIKRHHFLKYEIRKFQNKISHFYETLSICQSEQQNLKKELKNSTHEANVFRTMANEYACRIDDIYTFIQSIKNDKINQNIYILTMISAVMLPLNLITGFFGMNTQGLPFNETKNATMIVVSIMLGVILCCVVFLFWYTNKKK, from the coding sequence ATGAGCTATAAAAGTTCAGTTTGTGGATATTTTTATGGCGATGAATACGACTATATTTTACTTGTTTCTTTCACGCAAAAGCAAAGCTATAAATTTTTATTTAAAAATAGCAAAATTTACAAAGAAGACTTTGATCATGAATGCGATAAGAGCGAATTTGAAGCGGCTCTTAAAAAACTATGTAATGAATATGCAAATAAAATTTTAGAGCATCAAGATGAGCTAAATGAGTATGAAAAAATTTATGCTAGTCGAAAAAACTTTAACAAATTTATCAAAAGACACCACTTTCTAAAATATGAGATTAGAAAATTTCAAAACAAGATATCTCACTTTTATGAGACACTTTCGATTTGCCAAAGTGAGCAACAAAATTTAAAAAAAGAGCTTAAAAATAGTACTCATGAGGCAAATGTTTTTAGAACAATGGCCAATGAATATGCCTGCAGAATCGATGATATTTATACATTTATACAAAGCATAAAAAACGACAAAATCAATCAAAACATTTACATTTTAACAATGATATCAGCTGTAATGCTGCCATTAAATCTGATAACTGGGTTTTTTGGCATGAATACACAAGGCTTACCATTTAATGAAACTAAAAATGCCACTATGATAGTTGTATCAATAATGCTTGGAGTAATTCTTTGTTGTGTTGTTTTTTTATTTTGGTATACAAATAAGAAGAAGTAG
- the rpsP gene encoding 30S ribosomal protein S16, which translates to MATVVRLTRMGRKKRPFYRIVVTDSRKRRDSGWIESIGYYNPMVEPNVINFNKERLDYWKSVGAKLSDRVVQITK; encoded by the coding sequence ATGGCAACAGTAGTAAGACTAACAAGAATGGGACGTAAGAAAAGACCTTTTTATCGTATAGTTGTTACAGATAGCAGAAAAAGACGTGATAGTGGCTGGATAGAAAGTATTGGCTATTACAATCCTATGGTTGAGCCAAATGTTATAAATTTCAACAAAGAGAGATTAGATTACTGGAAAAGCGTTGGTGCTAAACTTAGCGATAGAGTTGTACAAATTACAAAATAA
- the trmD gene encoding tRNA (guanosine(37)-N1)-methyltransferase TrmD — MKFTFITLFENLVKPYFCDSILKRAIGNKFIEIDFMNPRNFTEDKHNKVDDYMIGGGAGLLMFPQPLDESIKFLKEKDKNAHVIFLTPAGKKFNQNDAKRLSKKDHICFVCSRYEGLDERVVELWADEVFCIGDFVLTGGELPALCISDAISRNIPGVLGNDMSLEVESFEDNLLEAPSFTKPDNFRSIFVVSEFLKGNHAKIHTLKNKMAHCKTRFFRPDLYQKLKPHK, encoded by the coding sequence ATGAAATTTACGTTTATTACACTTTTTGAAAATTTAGTTAAACCTTATTTTTGTGATTCTATTTTAAAACGTGCAATTGGTAATAAATTTATTGAAATTGATTTTATGAATCCAAGAAATTTTACTGAAGATAAACATAATAAAGTTGATGATTATATGATTGGAGGCGGAGCAGGACTTTTGATGTTTCCACAGCCTTTGGATGAGTCGATCAAATTTCTAAAAGAAAAAGATAAAAATGCTCATGTGATATTTTTAACGCCAGCTGGTAAAAAATTTAATCAAAATGATGCAAAGAGGCTTTCTAAAAAAGATCACATTTGTTTTGTTTGTAGTAGATATGAAGGTCTTGATGAACGAGTTGTTGAGCTTTGGGCAGATGAAGTTTTTTGCATAGGCGATTTTGTTTTAACTGGCGGAGAGCTTCCTGCGCTTTGTATAAGTGATGCAATATCAAGAAATATACCTGGAGTTTTAGGAAACGATATGAGCCTTGAAGTTGAGAGTTTTGAGGATAATTTGCTTGAAGCTCCATCTTTTACAAAGCCTGATAATTTTAGATCAATCTTTGTGGTTTCAGAGTTTTTAAAGGGTAACCATGCTAAAATCCACACTTTAAAAAATAAGATGGCTCACTGCAAAACAAGGTTCTTTCGCCCTGATTTATATCAAAAGCTTAAGCCACATAAATAA
- a CDS encoding KH domain-containing protein has translation MVKNFLYEYAKLIADFPDKVSVDRKELGENFAEIIISADKVDTGKLIGKDGKMINAIKTVIIGCKAKDNTSYRVTVKAIE, from the coding sequence ATGGTTAAAAATTTTTTATACGAATATGCCAAGTTGATTGCCGATTTTCCTGATAAAGTAAGTGTTGATCGCAAGGAACTTGGTGAAAATTTTGCTGAGATAATCATAAGTGCTGATAAGGTTGATACGGGAAAACTTATCGGCAAAGATGGCAAAATGATAAACGCTATAAAGACCGTTATTATTGGTTGTAAAGCCAAAGATAATACAAGTTATAGGGTAACGGTAAAAGCTATTGAATAG
- the tgt gene encoding tRNA guanosine(34) transglycosylase Tgt: MKFEVIKKDGNARRGILTTAHSVIQTPVFMPVGTVGAVKSLDAFDMSEILDAKIILANTYHMYLRPGSKVVREFGGLHGFSKFERSFLTDSGGFQAFSLRSNTKNDDGGIKFKSHIDGSTHYFTPRSVLDTQYDLGSDIMMILDDLVALPAEPKRIDLSIKRTIKWAKEAIDYHKFMQSKGIGLEQNIFGIVQGGTDYNARKFCAEALNELPFDGLAIGGLSVGESNEAMYDTVEAVMPFMDELRPRYLMGVGTPEDLVENVERGVDMFDCVMPTRNARNGTLFTSFGKINIKSAKFINDHTPIDPQCQCYTCKRYSRGYLNHLFKARELTFFRLASLHNLHYYLNLMKEMREAIEASEFAKFKKNFYAKRVKNEL; the protein is encoded by the coding sequence ATGAAATTTGAAGTTATAAAAAAAGATGGAAATGCAAGACGTGGTATCCTAACAACTGCCCATAGCGTTATACAAACGCCAGTTTTCATGCCAGTTGGCACGGTTGGCGCGGTTAAAAGCTTAGACGCCTTTGATATGAGTGAAATTTTAGACGCAAAGATCATTCTAGCAAACACATATCATATGTACTTGCGTCCTGGTAGCAAGGTCGTGCGCGAGTTTGGTGGACTTCATGGATTTTCTAAATTTGAGCGCTCGTTTTTAACTGATAGCGGTGGATTTCAGGCGTTTTCACTTAGATCAAATACCAAAAACGACGATGGAGGGATAAAATTTAAAAGCCATATCGACGGCAGCACGCACTATTTTACGCCAAGATCCGTCCTTGACACACAGTACGATCTAGGTAGCGACATCATGATGATACTTGATGATCTAGTCGCCTTACCTGCTGAGCCAAAGAGGATCGATCTAAGCATAAAACGAACGATAAAATGGGCAAAAGAGGCGATTGATTACCATAAATTTATGCAAAGCAAGGGTATTGGCTTAGAGCAAAATATCTTTGGCATCGTTCAAGGAGGTACTGATTATAATGCGCGTAAATTTTGCGCCGAAGCTTTAAATGAGTTGCCATTTGATGGCCTTGCGATAGGAGGTCTAAGCGTTGGTGAGAGCAACGAGGCGATGTATGACACAGTTGAGGCGGTTATGCCATTTATGGATGAGCTAAGGCCGCGTTATCTAATGGGCGTTGGCACACCTGAAGATCTCGTGGAAAACGTGGAGCGAGGCGTTGATATGTTTGACTGCGTCATGCCAACAAGAAATGCAAGAAACGGCACACTCTTTACCAGCTTTGGCAAGATAAATATAAAATCAGCCAAATTTATAAACGACCACACGCCAATCGACCCGCAGTGTCAGTGCTATACCTGCAAGCGCTACTCCAGAGGCTACCTAAATCACCTTTTTAAGGCAAGAGAGCTCACATTTTTTAGGCTAGCAAGTCTTCACAACCTGCATTACTATCTAAATTTAATGAAAGAGATGAGAGAGGCGATCGAGGCTAGCGAATTTGCCAAATTTAAGAAAAATTTTTATGCTAAAAGGGTAAAAAATGAGCTATAA
- a CDS encoding MlaD family protein has product MENRNSYTIVGMFFMACLTAFAIFIWWMTSKNNTKVDFKEYYIHTTELPSGLKVDSTVKFIGVPAGSVSDINFVDDKNALINITMKIREDLPIKADSVASIEVQAISGVASINISRGTKDFASGQKPILQLEESLFSKLGNNAENITLKINQTLDKVDNFFSPENIAHVESVLKNIDKFTQVLTDEEGLSEVDSIVKNVKNFTDTLNKTDTKELVKNLNRLISNANQVFVSANSAITGYNSLQELITKKAKDGEYDLRNTVGPLLREASDFLNGFDKTLREFRGALQRLEDNPYEFFFTNPVPNDKGDKK; this is encoded by the coding sequence ATGGAAAATAGAAATTCTTATACTATTGTTGGCATGTTTTTTATGGCTTGCCTTACAGCATTTGCGATATTTATCTGGTGGATGACTAGTAAAAATAATACAAAGGTTGATTTTAAAGAGTACTACATCCACACGACTGAGCTGCCAAGCGGTCTAAAGGTTGATTCTACAGTTAAATTTATCGGTGTGCCAGCTGGAAGTGTTAGTGATATAAATTTTGTCGATGATAAAAACGCTCTTATAAACATCACAATGAAAATTAGAGAAGATCTGCCGATAAAGGCCGATAGCGTGGCAAGTATAGAAGTTCAGGCTATTAGCGGCGTTGCTAGTATCAATATAAGCCGTGGTACAAAAGACTTTGCATCAGGTCAAAAGCCTATCTTGCAGCTTGAAGAGAGCCTCTTTTCAAAGCTTGGAAACAACGCTGAAAACATCACCTTAAAGATAAATCAAACACTTGATAAAGTCGATAACTTTTTCTCGCCTGAAAATATCGCTCACGTAGAGTCAGTCCTTAAAAATATTGATAAATTTACACAAGTTTTAACAGACGAAGAGGGATTAAGCGAGGTTGATAGTATCGTTAAAAATGTAAAAAATTTTACAGATACTTTAAACAAAACCGATACAAAAGAACTGGTTAAAAATTTAAATAGACTAATTTCAAATGCGAACCAAGTTTTTGTATCGGCAAATTCGGCTATCACCGGATATAATTCGCTGCAAGAGCTCATCACAAAAAAGGCTAAAGATGGTGAATACGACCTTAGAAATACGGTTGGGCCGTTATTAAGAGAAGCGAGTGATTTTTTAAATGGATTTGACAAGACGCTTCGTGAATTTAGAGGCGCGCTTCAAAGACTTGAAGATAATCCTTACGAGTTTTTCTTCACAAATCCAGTGCCAAATGACAAAGGAGATAAAAAATGA